Proteins from a genomic interval of Quercus lobata isolate SW786 chromosome 11, ValleyOak3.0 Primary Assembly, whole genome shotgun sequence:
- the LOC115969143 gene encoding protein MCM10 homolog: MLNQEDDLDLLLSLQDRVLETPPGSPSAPQPSSPGYLSDDESSRRTGPADMSVFRNAVQDCLDYEPVHVHKAVKLKGSKASNEAEVEKFSGLRMRNQLFSAAELRERFSDIRFVRLPTIKNLLVGDTLSGCWATVGVLSEKGTPKTNSTGKTYSIWKVGSLDENTVSLFLFGDAYQRNCKEQAGTVFALFNCAVRKDAMGKGFSLSVYSPSQILKIGTSVDCGVCKGKRKDGMPCTLVINKRKGVYCKFHKSKASEKYSTTRTELKGGNLRTAFREPLKPEGIYMVDPLADRTNFKKSMKPVKLMSVEGLKKALSNAGKVTTNTHSQGIRFLTEVTGKMSSKDTNRESKMPKPLNVSEKRKSSTMKAESSAMRNQQLDPKRKKTEHGQGVFDKTNQSTGKLIELDYVSSDEEL, translated from the exons ATGTTGAACCAAGAAGACGACCTGGATCTCCTTCTCTCACTCCAAGACAGAGTTTTGGAAACCCCTCCTGGTTCTCCTTCAGCTCCCCAACCCTCTTCACCAG GGTATCTTTCGGATGATGAATCGTCAAGGCGAACAGGGCCGGCAGACATGTCTGTCTTTAGAAATGCCGTGCAAGACTGCCTTGATTATGAGCCTGTGCATGTTCACAAAGCTGTGAAATTGAAGGGCTCCAAGGCCTCCAATGAAGCTGAAGTTGAGAAATTTTCGGGCTTGCGAATGAG GAACCAATTGTTCAGTGCAGCAGAGCTCCGTGAGCGGTTCTCAGACATTCGTTTTGTTCGATTACCAACTATAAA GAATTTATTGGTTGGGGACACTCTTTCGGGTTGTTGGGCAACTGTTGGAGTGCTGAGTGAGAAGGGGACTCCAAAGACCAATTCTACAGGGAAGACCTATAGTATATGGAAGGTTGGGAGTCTGGATGAAAATACtgtttctcttttcttgtttGGTGATGCTTATCAGAGGAACTGCAAAGAGCAGGCTGGAACGGTCTTTGCACTCTTCAATTGTGCTGTACGCAAGGATGCGATG GGTAAAGGTTTTTCTTTGAGTGTGTACTCTCCTAGTCAAATATTGAAGATTGGTACTTCAGTTGATTGTGGAGTTtgcaaaggaaaaaggaaggaTGGGATGCCTTGTACACTAGTCATTAATAA ACGCAAAGGGGTTTATTGTAAATTTCATAAATCG AAAGCATCAGAGAAATATTCCACAACGCGAACGGAGCTCAAGGGAGG GAACCTTAGAACTGCATTTAGGGAACCACTCAAGCCAGAAGGGATTTACATGGTTGACCCTCTAGCTGACAGAACGAACTTCAAAAAGTCCATGAAACCAGTTAAATTGATGTCTGTGGAAGGACTCAAAAAGGCACTAAG TAATGCGGGTAAAGTGACCACAAATACACACTCACAAGGGATAAGGTTTCTTACTGAAGTTACAG GGAAAATGAGTTCAAAAGATACAAATAGAGAATCAAAAATGCCAAAACCTCTCAATGTCTCAGAGAAAAG GAAATCATCTACCATGAAAGCAGAATCATCTGCAATGAGAAATCAACAACTGgatccaaaaagaaagaaaactgaGCATGGGCAAGGTGTGTTTGACAAAACCAATCAGAGTACAGGAAAGTTGATTGAATTGGATTATGTTAGTTCAGATGAAGAATTGTGA